The DNA region GAATTGAGAAACAAAGAGCTGAAATTTACCACATAATGAGACACAAAGGTAGCTTGCATACAAAGAGGAAGTGCTTGAAAGGTTGCTAAGCTTTTATTGAACTCCGCAGATGAGGTCAAGCAAagctaagcaaaagaaaaaccaggTAACAGCTGGAGGAATCAGGACTTACCCATATTTTGCAAAGTTTGCCCAGAGTTTCATTATGGATCGACTCAAAATTTCCTCAGCTCTCGTATAATTAACTCTTCTTTCCAGAGGTAAACCAAAGACAAATTCAATTTCATAGCCATGCATTACTCCCATCCATTCTGGCCAAGGGAGTTTGGAGGACCGGTGTTCGAAAGAGTAGAAGAAGGCATTGTTTTCAAGTTCTGCAAATTTCTTGGTAAACTCCAATGCAGGGCATATGATGTTATAATCTCCAATAACGTCATTCAAAGCTTCCCGGTAGACTTCTGGTGTCTGGTCACCTGACCAGTCCACATAGTAGAAAAGGATTGCTTCCTTTCCCAGGCTGCTCACTTCTGGGAAATACACATTTAAACCTTCTTGAAATTCCCTCCTAGTAATGAGACTGTCGTTGTCTTTGCTGAAACCAGGAGCTTGGTACACTAAGAAAGCCGACCCTTCGTCCTTGTTAACGCCTACTAAGAtctgagttgttttcatttgcccCAGCTGCAGCAATGCGTGGGGCATATCAGTGAGAAAATCACCATCCACCGTAGGACCGAAATTTATCGATAAAAGGGAATCAGAGGGGAGAACGAACTTTTCATTCAGAAGAATTTCCCGAGGATCTTTATTTTGCAGGCATTTAATCATGTCTGCTTCGTTCTCCGTTGAGCAACCAGTAAATTTAGCTAAGGTCAAGGTTTGGTTTCTGGCTTCCTCTGGTGTCTTTACTGCCCAGGGGGCATTAGAGGAGCCACTTTCCAGAATAGCTCTGGTAAACAAAGGGTAGCTTTGGGGACAAAGCAAATGTAAGCTAACCGAGGCTGCCCCAGCACTTTCTCCAAAAAGTGTTACACTTTTAGGATTCCCTCCAAAAGCAGCTATATTTCTTTGGACCCACTGAAGTGCCAGCTGTTGATCAAATAAACCCACGTTGCCCGGAGCCTCAGAATTTCCCGGTACAGCTAGGAATCCTAGGGCACCTACCCTATAGTTCATTGACACTACAATAACTCTTTCGACCCGAGCTAGAAACTTCCCATCATAAACAGGTAGAGAGGATGTCCCAGTTTGAAAGCCACCGCCATAGATCCATACCATTACAGTGGCATTTTTGGGCTTAGGTGCTGGAATCCAAACATTCAGATACAAGCAGTCTTCACTGAGGTTCGTGTTGGGATTCCACATTTCAGACCCCTGGAAGCCCGGGAAAGTTTGATCTATGTTCTGATAACAAGAATTTGCATATCTAGTGGCATTCTGGACGTCAGACCATTTGTTTAAGGGCTGTGGCTTTTTGAATCTTAGCCTACCCAGAGGAGGCTGCGCATAGGGGATTCCGAGAAAGGCAGTCACTGTGCCACCGAGAACCGACAGGCTCAGTCCTCGGACTCTCCCAGCCTTGGTTGTAATTATGATTTCTTCGGTGTGCGCCTTCCCAaaaagcaggcagagcagaggAATCCACAGGAGGCACCGGATTTGTGTGACGGTGGTACGCTGGGTCTGCATGTTTGTTGATTTCTAagcaaaaagtaaacagaaaggtTATACGGTCCAATGATGACAATCACTGAAATATAGTATTTCCTATTCAGCCTAATCTTATGAAAGCTAATAAATTTGTCACCAAACCAAAGGTATGTTTAagtactagaaaaaaaagagagatgcttctacttagaagaagaaaaacaaagcaaaggatgTGTAAGTGATCTTATCTTCGAAATACCGTTTTTAAGAATCTGAAGGAGTTTCAGGACTATAAAAAGGTATTTTGTTCCAGGCACAAACGATAATCATGCACTATAAATACTTATACAAAATCTGGAATTATTTAGGGGTGGACATGTCAGGAGTAATTTCTACATGACTGTAGGAGAAAATATAAGCACACATGTTTTCTGAAATATCATCCTCCTTTCTTCCGTATTCTTTTCAtagtcctttttttaaaaagtaaaaatttcttCTATACGATCTTAGCTTATTCATAAAAGAATATCAAAACAATTTGTTCATAGAATGTTAAGTAAAAACTAagtaatttcaatttatttataaatatcaatATTAATAAGCCTGTTTTCATTAAGAAAGGATATTATTAAAACACAGGTTTCTTGAGATGTGCTCTGGATATTCTTCAGGGAGGTGCTCTGAAATATATTATATCAAGATCAGGGTGTTCTGCTTGAATCACAGTCTCCTTGGTTAGAGACCCAGCTGAAATTTATCTGGGGGAAGATACTGCTCAAAGGATATGTAGTGATTAAATcccaaaaaatatgtaaataaccaCAATGCGCAACATTTGCTTTTGAATCCCACACTTAATGACTATATCAATACCCATGGCTATCCAAGATAGAAATGCAAATATCTATCTACAAGTTGATTGCTGTGGTTATGCTAGCTATGTGCTCAGGTTTTAAAATCATGTCAcaggttttattttatactttttatgtCTTCTGTTTTGATACAATTAGGTATATGCTAAGATCCATTATATGTATTATTGAAACACACTGTTGAGTGAGATGCTTAAGTATTGTACTCAAAATCagtttaatttgtaattaatgAATATCAAACTACATGGAGTACTGATGTAAATGTTCTGGTAACCTGACAGTAACTAAGGCAATGTATGTTTAGGACAGGAGATTATCTTTCAAAATCAGCTTTTACAAGAGCCAGATCCAAGAGCTGTGTGGTCTGGAACTTTCCAGTAAATTCACCTAGGACTCCTGGTAGCTTGCCATTCTGTATGTGGAGTAGTGGAGTTTCCTTGTTTGTCCCCTGCAAAGAAGTTCTGGGTTGTTTTCcttggttttatttaaatattatcttacttctaaaaattaaattgttaGTAATTTTAATTTCTAGTAATTTTTGATAACTTAAAACTTCGTATCAAAGGCTACAAAGGTGCCACAGTTGCTAAAGTTCTGGTGGAGCCGGCGTGACTTGTGTTCAGgtctccagcacctacataaaaaaagctaggtgtggtggtacccCTCTGTGACACAGGAGGCCGACACAGGAGGAGTTCCGAGGGGCTTACTGTCCAGACTACCAAGCCAAATCTGAGAGCCGTGTGTCTGTCAGAGAACTTtcttaagaaaaatggaaagccaTCAAAGGAAAACACTTGACAGCAACCTGTGCCCTCCACACATCATGTGATTATAGCtgagcatacatgtgcacatagaaACACACTATGTATGAACACAGGTGCACAActgaacaaacacacaaacatttctTCAACAGTGTCTTATATAGTAAGTTTAACTACCTGCATCATGTATTTGCTGAGCATGTAATTAACAACTGTGGCAATTTCATAAAGTTCTCTAACAACTACTATCGCACTTAAAAAGTTGCAGTGTTTCCAAATGGCCTCTACTTATCTAATGTTTTCGTCTGTGATTTAATATCTATTTTGTTCCAAATGAATCTTAAATTTCCAGAGCACTGTTCACATGAATTAGAATCATGACCTCAATATTGACACCTATGAGGATTTCTTGTATACAATGTTAAGTGTAACAGAAAGAACTGCCTCAAGCATATTATGTAAGGATGCTTCCCACATGTTACATGCCTGGAACGCTTATACTCCATATTGGTAAATCTGTaatgttaaatgaaaatatgCCTAAATGAAAATGTTCCCACACTCAGTACAGTATACATTTGTTGTATTTAAATCAATATcgttctattattttcataatttcccCATGGTACTCTCAAGTTctcttttaattataatttaaaaattctataaatCTCCTTTGCCTCTCAAATATTCCAGTGCAAGTGGCAACTGCTAagagtttaaaaattaaactcGGAAACACATGCTTATCATAAAAATAAGGCACATATTCACACTGAAGAAAGCTATCTTAAGGTAGATAAGCACACTCCTTGAAGTAGCAGTTAATATTTCAGAGAGATTGGGAGTTTTTACTTGTAAAGTGAAAGTAAGTAAGTTCtagaagtgaaaaacaaaaagaagaacgTTTTAGGTTAGTCAATTCATATTAAACAAAGGCTGTCTGCTATCAAGTTTTACTTCCAACATTTTACAAACCTTTTTAGTATCctaacctttaaaataaaatgataccctatgagaatatatagggggacgtaatccccctcaggaacagtcataggggaggggaataatgggaaaatgggggggggaggaatgggaggatacaagggatgggataaacattgagatgtaacaagaataaattaataaaataaaaaaaaaaattaaaaaaaaaaaaaaaaaaaacaaacaaaaaggcacatcatctccctttttaaaaaacttttcattaaaatttgaaatcaaaTTCTCCAGACAATTTTATGGGGAAATATCCAATATCATTATACCTTCAGATACGGGTATATTAAATCGTGatacaaaaaatatttgttaCCATTTGTTTGTATAATCTGTTtgtcaaatgtttaaaataatggaCCAGccttaaatatagaaaaaaaaaagttcaaaagcTTCTCAATACTATTCTAAGGTATCGTGTTTCTCTTTTAATAATATAACTGAAATCTGTGGATCTTATTCGGAAATAAAGATTCTTAGAGAACAGTGGGGCAGTGCTCTCTACATAATGCTGGAAGAACCTAGGAGTGCACTGAAGCACTATTTGGACAAAGCAGCTATGACTCTATACCCAACCAAATACTCTTTTGTTACAGGCTAAGTGAAGAAAATTGAGGAAATCTGTTAATAAATGGACTGTATCTTGGTCCATTTAATTTGAGTGTCTGTAAAGGCATCTACACAGTTAGAAAATAACAGATGAGTTCTGAGAACCTGAGATCAATTCTTGACCAAAATCACACAGTATAATCCCagattatattaataaaataaacattaaattatgAGATTTGTTGGGTTTTCACTGAAGGAAAATTTTCACTGACTATCGTTGTTTTACTTACATTTCTGTAGTGTAATTAcctggcagaaatgaagaaattctaaagagacacttggTTCTCTCAATATGACAATAATACTGACCAAACAATGGATTcccaaagaaatgggaatttccTCCAGAAAATGCATGTTGCAAGATGAAAAATACATCAATCAGAAGGgaacttttattgtttgtttagtttattttacttttacttattgctttccatgtagccttggctgtcctatactcactttgtagaccaggctggcctagagctcatagaaatctgcctgcctctgccttcccaagggcTGTGACTAAAGGCAttcgccactatgcccagttggGAACTTACATTCTTGGAAGAAATTCCGTACAGTTCTAACAACTTGTGAGACCATCTTCTAGAATTTGACTGAAGTCTAAAAAAGGACGAGTAAATGCTGGGTGAGACCACACCCTGACCAGGACTGCTTGAGTGACACATTCTTGGGCCACAACTTAAATTTTAATCTCACTTCAGAACCCTTGTGTTGGATAATGGGAGGAAAAGCTTTGTCCTTCTTCCCAGTGTAGTCACATTGAATACACCTCCCTTGTCTGCCTTCCAGTATTAGTTTAGCTCTTTATATTGATTTCATAAGTACCTGTGTGCTCAAACCTGCTTTATGGCAAAGGCTGTGACCTTCAAATTTGATAACAAGTCTGTAAATTTCAGTAAGAACAAACATACTTTGGAAAACCATCAAAGCAAAGACAATGATGAAATTTAAAGTGCTTTATCACTTTACCAAGCAATCAAAGAAAACACTATATTTATAGAGGAAAACTTGTAAGGTTTATAAATTTGTAAATACATAACATGGTAAAGATTTTGGATATCTTCTAATAATTGAATATGCAGGATATTATttatcaacaaaaataatattctaaGTGAACAAAGCGTGTCCTTTAAAATCTTGCTATTTAGCTCCTGAAGGCAATGGTATTTTCcctacaaaaattttaaaagcctgttATCTTCAAACAACATAAATTTTATCAAAGTAAATTGTGGTCCtatttatcataaatattttatagtctATATTAAGGAAGCATTGCACCTGTTAATTGGAATACATTTCTTCATATGCAAAATAcctgcttttgaaaaaaattacagcaGATAGAAATCTAAGAAAATGATTTGTTTGTACTTCAATTTTCTTTGGTCTCATAAATTTTATAGTCAATGACTGAACAGAATCCGATACCATAATAATAATGACAGGTTTCCAGGATTCTAGGATGAGGCAAAACTCTCTATTTGTTTACTAttcctataaaaatgaaaataatggtaGCATAAGAAAGTTTACTCCAG from Acomys russatus chromosome 15, mAcoRus1.1, whole genome shotgun sequence includes:
- the Bche gene encoding cholinesterase, with the translated sequence MSEPCNSQAGQPLHPAFLRSLHRIATFQTSSSYSAAIQKSTNMQTQRTTVTQIRCLLWIPLLCLLFGKAHTEEIIITTKAGRVRGLSLSVLGGTVTAFLGIPYAQPPLGRLRFKKPQPLNKWSDVQNATRYANSCYQNIDQTFPGFQGSEMWNPNTNLSEDCLYLNVWIPAPKPKNATVMVWIYGGGFQTGTSSLPVYDGKFLARVERVIVVSMNYRVGALGFLAVPGNSEAPGNVGLFDQQLALQWVQRNIAAFGGNPKSVTLFGESAGAASVSLHLLCPQSYPLFTRAILESGSSNAPWAVKTPEEARNQTLTLAKFTGCSTENEADMIKCLQNKDPREILLNEKFVLPSDSLLSINFGPTVDGDFLTDMPHALLQLGQMKTTQILVGVNKDEGSAFLVYQAPGFSKDNDSLITRREFQEGLNVYFPEVSSLGKEAILFYYVDWSGDQTPEVYREALNDVIGDYNIICPALEFTKKFAELENNAFFYSFEHRSSKLPWPEWMGVMHGYEIEFVFGLPLERRVNYTRAEEILSRSIMKLWANFAKYGHPNGTQSNSTVWPAFTNAEQKYLTLNTEKPRVNSKFRAPQCQFWKIFFPKVLEMTGNIDETEQEWKAGFHRWSNYMMDWKNQFNDYTSKKESCMGL